In Bordetella genomosp. 10, the genomic window ATGGCTGCGCGGCGTCAAGGCCAACCTGGCGCGCAAGGCGACCGGCGGCGACCGCGACGTGGCGCGCGACATACTCGGGGGCATCTGCGACATCGGCCTGGCCAACGCCTACTACGCGGGCCACATGAAGAACGCCGAAGCCGGCAGCGACGCGCGCAAGTGGGGCGACGCCATCAAGGTCATCCGTCCCACCTTCATCGAGGGCGACGGCACCCACGTCAATATCAGCGGCGCGGCCGTGGCGCGCCACGCGCCGCACAAGGAAGGCGCGGTCAAGCTGCTGACCTACCTGGTGTCGGCGCCGGCCCAGGCCCTCTATGCCCAGGCCAACTATGAATACCCGGTGCGCGCCGGCGTGCAGCTCGACCCGGTGGTCGCGTCCTTCGGCCCGCTGAAGGTCGATACGCTGCCGGTGGCCGACATCGCCCGCTATCGCAAGCAGGCCAGCGAACTGGTCGACAAGGTCGGCTTCGACCAGTAAGCCGCGCGGCCCGCATGACGCCATCCACGCCCTGGTCCTGGGCGGCGGCGCTGATCGCCCTGCTGGTCTGCGCGCCGCTCGCGGCCCTGGCCGGCTGGGCCCTGAGCGGCGACACCGCGCATTGGGCCCACCTGGGCCGCCACGTGCTGCCGCAGGCCGCGCTGAATACCGGCGCGCTGCTGGCGGGCGTGGGCGCGCTCACCACGCTCCTGGGCGTGGGCGGCGCCTGGCTGGTCAGCGCCTACGATTTCCGCGGCCGGCGGCTGCTGTCCTGGGCGCTGCTGCTGCCGCTGGCGATGCCCACCTACATCCTGGCCTACGCCTATCTCGACCTGCTGCATCCGATCGGCCCGGTGCAGAGCGCGCTGCGCGCCCTGCTCGGCTACGACAATCCGCGCCAGTTCCGCCTGCCCGACCTGCGTTCGCTGCCGGGCGCGATCTTCGTGCTGGGCTTCGCGCTTTATCCCTACGTCTACCTGAGCATGCGGGCGCTGTTCGCGACCCAGGCCGCCAATGTGCTGGAAGCCGCGCGCACGCTGGGCGCCGGCCGCTGGGGCGTGTTCTGGCGCGTGGCGCTGCCGATGGCGCGGCCGGCGCTGGCCGTCGGCGTCAGCCTGGCGTTGCTGGAGACGCTCAACGATATCGGCGCGTCGGAATTCCTCGGCGTCCAGACGCTGACCGTATCGGTCTACACGACATGGGTGACGCGGTCGGACCTGGCCGGCGCGGCGCAGATCGCCCTGGCCATGCTGGCCTGCGTGCTGGCCCTGATCCTGCTGGAACGGCGCGGCCGGCGCCGCCAACGCTACGCCGCCACGCAACGGCCCCGCCCCATGCAACCGCGGCGCCTGCATGGGCTGCGCGCCTGCTTCGCCTGCGGGCTGGGCGCCCTGCCCGTCCTGCTGGGCTTCGTCGCGCCGGCGCTGTATCTGTTGTGGGAAACGCAGAAACGCCTGCATCTGGTGGGCGGCGTCTCCAGCCAGTTGTGGGCCGCCGCCCGCAACACCGCCGGCGTCGCGGCCGCGGCGACCTTGGCGACCCTGGCCTGTGGGCTGGCCGTGGCCTGGGCCGCGCGCCGGGTCCGCGAAAGCGCGCGCGGCGGCGCGCTCGCATGGGGCCCGCGCGTCGCCAGCCTGGGCTACGCCATACCCGGCACGGTGCTGGCCATCGGCCTGCTGACGCCCTTGGCAATTTTCGACGACGTCCTCGCCTGGCTGGGACTGGGCGCCGGACAGATACTCATGGGCTCGATGAGCGCGCTGGTCATCGCCTACGTCATCCGCTTCCTGGCAATCGCCGCCGGCAGCATCGAAGCGGGCCTGGCGCGCATTCCGCCTTCGCTGGAACAGGCCGCGCGGCTGCTGGGCGAAAACGCCGGCGGCGTCCTCAGGCGCGTGCACCTGCCGCTGCTGCGCCCGGCGCTGGCGAGCGCGGCGCTGCTGGTCTTCGTCGACACGATGAAGGAACTGCCGGCCACGCTGCTGTTGCGGCCCATGAATTTCGATACGCTGGCGACCTGGCTGTATGCCGAGGCGGCGCGCGGCGCCTATGAGGAGGGCGCGGTCGCGGCCCTGGGCATCGTCGCCGCCGGACTGCTGCCGGTCATCCTGCTGGCCCGGGCGCAGGCCGCGCCGCGTTTTTCCGGACGCACGCCGGCGCCGGCCGGGCCGCCCTTGCCTTCCCGATCCGGGTCCCCGCCATGACCGTCCTGCTCGAACTCGACCAACTGCAACTGGCCTACGACACCGGCCAGGGCCCGCGCGTCGTCGTCGACGCGCTGAGCCTGGCGCTGGAGCGCGGCCACATCGGCTGCCTGCTGGGGCCGTCCGGCTGCGGCAAGACCTCGGTGCTGCGCGCCATTGCCGGCTTCGAACCCCTGCGCCGCGGCCGCATCCGCCTGGACGGCGCCGAGATAGCGAGCCCGGCGTCCGCCGTGGCGCCGCAGGCGCGCCGCGTCGGCATGATGTTCCAGGACTATGCGCTTTTCCCGCACTTGGACGTCGCGGGCAATGTCGGCTTCGGCCTGCGCCGGCAGCCGAAACCGCGGCAGCGGGAACGCGTGCGCGACATGCTGGCGCTGGTCGGCCTGGAAGCGATGGCCGGCAGCTATCCGCACGAATTGTCCGGCGGACAGCAGCAGCGCGTGGCGCTGGCGCGCGCCCTGGCGCCGGCGCCCGAACTGCTGTTGCTGGACGAGCCCTTCTCCAACCTGGACGCGGACTCGCGCGAGCGGCTGGCCTTCGAACTGCGCGACATTCTGCGGGCCAGCGGCAACACCGCGTTGCTGGTCACGCACGACCAGGACGAGGCCTTCGCCATCGCGGACCGTATCGGTGTGATGCGAGATGGCCGGCTGGCGCAGTGGGACACGCCCTACGCCCTGCGCCATCATCCGGCCGACGCCGGGGTCGCGGATTTCATACGCCGAACGGCGCTGGCCGAGCGGCGCGCGGCGGCGTATGCGCGCGGCAGCCAGGAGGCAGGCGCCGGCGCGTAGCCAGGCCGGCGCGACTGGACACCAAGGCCCGCGCGGCTATTCCGCCTTCAAGGACACCTTGGCCGAAAGCGCCTTGAAGCGCTCGTATTCCGAACGGCTCAGCGTATCGACTTCGCGCGGCGTCGATCCGTAGGGATTGAAGCCCGCCAGGCGCAGCTTCTCCTTGACGTCGGGCAGCGCCAGCGCCCAGCGGAAAGCCTCGCTCAAGGCCTGGGTGACGTCGTCCGGCATGCCCGCCGGGCCATAGACGGCGAACCAAGGGTCCACCACCGCGCCGGCATAGCCCAGCTCCTTGAGCGTCGGCACGTCCGGCAGCACGCTGGAGCGCTCGCTGCCGGTGACCGCCAGCGCGTGGATCTTCCCCGCCTTGATATGCGGCAGCGATGCCGGCAGGTTGTCGAACAGGATGTCGATGTGCCCGCCCAGCAGGTCGTTGATGGCCTGCGAACTGCCCTTGTACGGCACGTGCTGCAGTCCCGCGCCGGTCGCCTGGTCGAACAGGACGCCGGCCAGGTGCATGGACGTGCCGGTGCCCGGCGTGCCGAAGCCCAGGCCCGGGTGCTTCCTGGCATAGTCGACGAGGCCCGCGACGTCCTTGACCGGCACTTGCGGGCCGACATCGATCACGACGGCCGACGTGCCCAGCATGCTGATGCCGGTGAACGCCTTGGTGGGATCGAAAGGCATGGACGGATAGACGAAGGGATTGAGCGCGTTGGTCGAGATGGCGCCGAAGCCGATGGTGTAGCCGTCCGGCGCGGCCTTGGCGACCGCCTCCATGCCGATGTTGCCGCCGGCGCCCGGACGGTTTTCCACGATGACCGTCTGGCCGAATCTTTCCCCCAGCTTCTGGCTGACGGTGCGCGCCACGATGTCGGTGGTGCCGCCCGGCGTATAGGGAACGATAAAGGTGATCGGCCGCGCGGGAAAGCCGGCCGCCCGGGCCGCACCGGCGGTGGCGACGCCGGCGGCGAGCGCGACGGCCGCCGCGCAGAAAACCGCGGCGCGCGCCAGCCGCCCCCTCATGGCGGGGACGGGCGCGATGGCATGGGATGCCGCGCGAACGCGGATGGCGGCGAACGGACGCCGGACCGGCAGGGTCATGGTTGTCTCCTCGATATTCTGCGATGCCGGGCCTCATCCGGGCCCGGGCTGTTCGCATGATATCGGGAAGCGGTCGGCGCGCGCGGAAAAATCCGCGGCGTGGCTGCCGGACATACCGTCTATACCGCATATGTCGCCTATGCCGTATACGCGGCACAAGCCACATAGGTCGCGGGAGCGGAACCCCGAATCAGCTCCGCTTCAGTTCCGGGGCCGGGATGAATTCCGTTTCGTCTCCGGGCACGGTCTGGGCGAAGCGATCGCGCATCCAATCCTCGCGGGCCTGCGCGATGCGGTCCGCGCTGCTCGACACGAAGTTCCACCATACGTGGCGCGGGCCGTCCAGCGGCTCGCCGCCCAGCAGGGCGATGCGCGCCTCGTCGCGCGCCCGCAGCGCCACCGGACAACCCGGCGCGAATACGACCAGGCGGCCGGCCTCGTGCACCTGCCCTTCGATCTCCACCGCGCCGCTGGCGATGTAGGCCGCGCGTTCCTCGTATTCCGCCGGCAGGAGCACCCGCACCCCGGCCTGCAGGCGCACGTCGCCGAAGAACAGCGGCGACAGGGTGGGCACCGACGAGGTCTGGCCGAACAGCGATCCGGCAATGATCCGCGCGCGCACGCCCTCGCCTTCGGCCTCGGCCAGGGACTCTGATCCATAGTGGACGAAGCCGGGATCGGTTTCCTCCCGTTCTCGCGGCAAGGCCACC contains:
- a CDS encoding ABC transporter permease, with the protein product MTPSTPWSWAAALIALLVCAPLAALAGWALSGDTAHWAHLGRHVLPQAALNTGALLAGVGALTTLLGVGGAWLVSAYDFRGRRLLSWALLLPLAMPTYILAYAYLDLLHPIGPVQSALRALLGYDNPRQFRLPDLRSLPGAIFVLGFALYPYVYLSMRALFATQAANVLEAARTLGAGRWGVFWRVALPMARPALAVGVSLALLETLNDIGASEFLGVQTLTVSVYTTWVTRSDLAGAAQIALAMLACVLALILLERRGRRRQRYAATQRPRPMQPRRLHGLRACFACGLGALPVLLGFVAPALYLLWETQKRLHLVGGVSSQLWAAARNTAGVAAAATLATLACGLAVAWAARRVRESARGGALAWGPRVASLGYAIPGTVLAIGLLTPLAIFDDVLAWLGLGAGQILMGSMSALVIAYVIRFLAIAAGSIEAGLARIPPSLEQAARLLGENAGGVLRRVHLPLLRPALASAALLVFVDTMKELPATLLLRPMNFDTLATWLYAEAARGAYEEGAVAALGIVAAGLLPVILLARAQAAPRFSGRTPAPAGPPLPSRSGSPP
- a CDS encoding ABC transporter ATP-binding protein, with product MTVLLELDQLQLAYDTGQGPRVVVDALSLALERGHIGCLLGPSGCGKTSVLRAIAGFEPLRRGRIRLDGAEIASPASAVAPQARRVGMMFQDYALFPHLDVAGNVGFGLRRQPKPRQRERVRDMLALVGLEAMAGSYPHELSGGQQQRVALARALAPAPELLLLDEPFSNLDADSRERLAFELRDILRASGNTALLVTHDQDEAFAIADRIGVMRDGRLAQWDTPYALRHHPADAGVADFIRRTALAERRAAAYARGSQEAGAGA
- a CDS encoding Bug family tripartite tricarboxylate transporter substrate binding protein gives rise to the protein MRGRLARAAVFCAAAVALAAGVATAGAARAAGFPARPITFIVPYTPGGTTDIVARTVSQKLGERFGQTVIVENRPGAGGNIGMEAVAKAAPDGYTIGFGAISTNALNPFVYPSMPFDPTKAFTGISMLGTSAVVIDVGPQVPVKDVAGLVDYARKHPGLGFGTPGTGTSMHLAGVLFDQATGAGLQHVPYKGSSQAINDLLGGHIDILFDNLPASLPHIKAGKIHALAVTGSERSSVLPDVPTLKELGYAGAVVDPWFAVYGPAGMPDDVTQALSEAFRWALALPDVKEKLRLAGFNPYGSTPREVDTLSRSEYERFKALSAKVSLKAE
- a CDS encoding pirin family protein gives rise to the protein MSTPTQDPSSAIETIVVPRTSDLGGFEVRRALPSVRKRTVGPFVFLDQMGPALLAAGQGLDVRPHPHIGLSTVTYLYEGAIVHRDGAGHVQTILPGEVNWMTAGRGIVHSERSPVESRAREQRIAGLQAWVALPREREETDPGFVHYGSESLAEAEGEGVRARIIAGSLFGQTSSVPTLSPLFFGDVRLQAGVRVLLPAEYEERAAYIASGAVEIEGQVHEAGRLVVFAPGCPVALRARDEARIALLGGEPLDGPRHVWWNFVSSSADRIAQAREDWMRDRFAQTVPGDETEFIPAPELKRS